A stretch of DNA from Natrinema halophilum:
AAAAGAAACTGGCCGTCCGCAGCGCGATCGCTGCGACGACCGACGCCGATCTCGTCGCCGAGCGCGGCCACGCGTTCGATGACGACACAGAGTTGCCGGTCGTCGTCGACGACGAGTTCGAGGACCTCGAGAAGACGCGCGAGGTCGTCAATTTCCTCGAGGCAGCGGGCCTCGAAGACGACGTCGATCGCGCCGACGAGGGTCGTAGCGTCCGCGCCGGTCGCGGGAAGACCCGCGGACGGAAGTACAAGCAACCCAAGTCGATCCTCTTCGTCACTTCGAGCGAGTCCGGTCCGTCGCGTGCGGCCCGGAACCTCGCCGGTGCCGACGTGACGACGGCTGCGGAAGTCAACGCCGAGGATCTCGCACCCGGCGCCCAGCCCGGACGGCTGACCGTCTGGACCGAGAGCGCCCTCGAGGAGGTGGCTGACCGATGAGCTCGGTCATCGAACACCCCCTCGTGACCGAGAAGGCGATGAACGACATGGACTTCGAGAACAAGCTCCAGTTCGTCGTCAATCCGGACGCGACCAAGCCCGAAATTCGGGACGAGGTCGAGGAACGGTTCGAGATCTCGGTACAGAATATTAACACGCAGGTAACGATGAACGGCAAAAAGAAGGCGATCGTCCGACTGGCAGAGGACGACGACGCACAGGAAATCGCTTCGCGAATCGGGGTGTTCTGAGAATGGGACGACGCATTCAGGGACAACGACGCGGCCGCGGAAGTTCCACGTTCCGTGCCCCGTCACACCGATACAAAGCGAAGCTCGACCACAAGAAAGAAGAGGAAGACGACATCGTGCGTGGGACGGTCGTGGACATCGAACACGACCCGGCCCGGTCCGCACCCATCGCCGCCGTCGAGTTCGAAGACGGCGATCAGCGACTGATCCTCGCGCCCGAAGGCATCACCGTCGGCGAAGAGCTACAGGTCGGCGTGAGCGCGGAGATCAAGCCCGGAAACACGCTTCCGCTCGCTGAGATTCCCGAAGGGGTTCCGGTCTGCAACATCGAGGCGAACCCGGGCGACGGCGGACGGTTCGCCCGCGCCTCGGGAACCAATGCGGACCTGATCACTCACGACCGCAACGCTGCGGTCGTTCAGCTTCCAAGCGGCGAGGTCAAGCGCCTTGATCCGCAGTGTCGGGCCACCATCGGCGTCGTCGCCGGCGGCGGCCGCACGGAGAAGCCGATGGTCAAGGCGGGCAACAAGTACCACAAGATGAAAGCCCGGGGCACAAAGTGGCCTCGCGTCCGTGGTGTTGCGATGAACGCCGTCGACCACCCGTTCGGTGGTGGCGGCCGCCAGCACCCCGGCAAACCCAAGTCCGTCTCGCGGGACGCCCCGCCGGGACGGAAGGTTGGTGACATCTCGTCCCGGCGCACCGGCCGAGGTGGAAACAAATGAGTCAGGAGTACCGAACCGGCCGCGAAGGTGAATTCACCTACCGCGGCCACACGCTCGAGGAGCTGCAGGAGATGGAGCTCGACGAAGTCGTGGAACTGCTACCCGCACGACAGCGGCGAAGTATCGAACGCGGCCTCTCCATCGAGAAGGAGAAGCTTCTCGAGGAGGCCCGCGAGGCGGGTGAGGAAGAGACGGCGAACGCGCCACTGCGAACGCACCTGCGGGATATGCCGATCCTGCCGGAGTTCGTTGGACTGACTTTCGAGGTCTACAACGGACAGTCGTTCGAGCGCGTACGCGTCGAACCGGAGATGATCGGCCACTATCTCGGCGAGTTCCAGTTGACGCGGACCTCCGTCGAACACGGACAGGCCGGCATCGGCGCGACCCGATCCTCGAAGTTCGTCCCACTGAAGTGATCATCGCATGGGAATCAACTACTCAGTCGACGCGGATCCGGATGCCACGGCGAAAGCGATGCTCCGGGAGCGTCATATGAGCCACAAGCACAGCAAGGAAGTCGCCCGCGAGCTCAAGGGCCGAACCGTCGGCGACGCCCGAGCGTACCTTCAGGACGTCATCGACGAGACACAGTCGGTGCCGTTTAAGTCCCACAACACCGGCGCCGGACACCGCTCCGACGTCGACGGCTGGGACGCCGGCAAGTATCCCGAGAAGGTCTCGGGCGAGTTCCTCGACCTCCTCGAGAACGTCGAGGCCAACGCGGACCACCAGGGATTCGACGGCGAATCCATGGAAATCGTCCACGTTGCGGCACACAAGGTCGGCGAATCCGTCGGCCGCAAGCCCCGTGCGATGGGGCGAGCGTCGTCCTGGAACACGCCACAGGTCGACGTCGAGATCATCGTCGAAGAACAGCGCGAAACAGCGGAGGACGATAGTTAATGGCTGACGAACACCAATTCATCGAAAACGGCCTGCAGCGGTCCCAAATCGACGAGTTCTTCCAGGAAGAGCTCGGCCGCGCAGGGTACGGTGGTATGGACGTCGCCAAGACGCCGATGGGAACGCAGATCGTCCTCAAGGCGGAAAAGCCCGGGATGGTCATCGGCAAAGGCGGCGAGAACATCCGAAAGGTCACGACGGCCCTGGAGGAGCGGTTCAACCTCGAGGACCCCCAGATCGACGTTCAGGAAGTCGACGAACCCGACCTCAACGCACGGATCGTCGCGGACCGACTGGCGAACGCACTCGAACGCGGCTGGTACTTCCGAAAAGCCGGTCACACGACGATCGACCGGATCATGGAAGCCGGCGCGCTCGGTGCGGAGATCGTCCTCTCTGGAAAGGTGACGGGCGCACGATCGCGCGTCGAAAAGTTCAACCGAGGCTACATCAAGCACAACGGCGAACCCGCAGAGGAGGTCGTCGACCACGGCCAGGGCGTCGCGGTCATGAAACTCGGCACGATCGGCGTGGACGTCAAGATCATTCCGCCGGGTGCCGAGTTGCCCGACGACTTCCAGATCAACGAGGACATGGATCCGGAAGAGCTCGTCCCGGAGGCCGTCGAGGCCAACGAGGCCGAAGGCGTCGAAGAGCTTCTCGAAGGCGAGCCCGAAGCGGCCGAAGCAGCTGACTCCGGCGTCGAGGCCGAAGCCGACGAAGCCGTCGAGACTGTCGACGAGGACGTCGAGGAAGTCATCGAAGAGGAAGTCGAGTCCGATACCGGCGAGGAGTTCGACGAGGTCGAAGTCCCCGGCGGTGACGAGGACGTCGAAGAAGAACTCGACGAACTCGAGGAAGACGTCGAGGCAGAGGCCGAAGAACTCGTCGCGGAGATGGAAGACGAGGAGGCCGCCGACGAGGAAGACGAAGACGAGGGAGGTGACGCCTGATGGCGATTCTCCACGTCGAAGAAATCCGCGACATGACGCCTGCCGAACGGCAGGAGGAACTCGAGGAACTCGAGACGGAACTGCTGAACCAGAAGTCCGTCCTCGCAGCCGGCGGGGCCCCGGAGAATCCAGGTCGAATCGGCGAACTGGGTCGCACCGTCGCGCGGATCAAGACGATCCAGCGCGAGGAGGGGGATTTCGCGGACGAAGCCGACGAAGAATAACACGATACCAATGGCACTGACACCCGAAACCTTGCCGCGACACGAACTCAACGGACTCCCCGTCCGAGTCGTCGAGAGCGACGACTCTTCGCGGGTTGGTCTCGATGGAAGAGTCGTCATCGAGACGACGAAGACCCTTTCCATAGAGATTCGAGAGAGCGGCGAATCTCGGGTCGTCACGGTGCCGAAATCGGGCTCGACGTTCGAATTCGCGATCACAGATGAAGCCGCCGACTCCGGAAAGGAGTCGGGGACTGCGTCCAAACTGGCCGACACTCAACCCGGGGGTTTCGAGCGATCGGAAGCCGCGGACCGGGCCGGCGGCGATGCCGCCGACCATCGAGGCGATGATTCCGCCTGGAATCACCGCCACGCCGCCGGCGAGGACGGAGCCTACGTTACGGTCGATGGCTCGCGACTGCTCTCACGACCCGCCCGACGCACGGAAACAAGTGGTGATTCACCATGGCAATAGGACTAGACGTTGAAACCCCTCCGGAACCCGAAAACCCGGAGGAATACGACTACGAGACCTGTCCGTTCTACGGCGAACTCTCCGTTCGAGGCCAGATCCTCGAAGGGACCGTCGTATCGACGGACATGGACAAGACCGTAGTCGTCGAGCGAGAGTACGATGTGGCGGTTCCGAAATACGACCGCCAGATGAAACGACGCTCGCGCATCCCGGCTCACGTGCCGGGCGTGCTCGAGCCGCTCTCGGTCGGTGACACGGTCAAGATCGCAGAGACCCGACCACTGTCGAAGACGAAATCGCACGTGGTCGTCGAAGTAACCGAAGAAGCGACTGCGGAAGACCTCGCCGAACTCACGAGTCAGGCCGAGCCTGAGCCGGAGCTTTCCGACGAGGATTTCGCCGCGACCGAACCCGAAGGTGATCAGTGATGGAGGCGATGAAGGCCGACGTCACCCAGGGCCTCAAAAAGGGCTCGCTGGTTACGTGTGCCGACAACACCGGCGCACGCGAACTGAAGGTCATCAGCGTTGCGGGCTATCAGGGGACGAAGAACCGCCAGCCGAAGGCTGGAATCGGTGACAAGGTGACTGTTTCAGTCACGAAAGGGACCCCCGAGATGCGCCGACAGGTCCTCGAGGCCGTCGTCGTCCGCCAGCGGAAGTCGATCCGCCGGCCGGACGGCACGCGGCTCAAGTTCGAGGACAACGCGGCGGTCATCATCGACGAGAACGAAGAGCCCCGCGGAACGGAGATCAAGGGGCCGATCGCCCGCGAAGTCGCAGAGCGCTTCGGAGCAATCGCCAGCACGGCGACGATGATCGTATAGATATGAGCAAGCAACCACACAAACAGCGAACGCAAACGGAGCGTGCCCCGCTGCACGAGCGACAGAAGCAGCTGCACGCGACGCTGTCCGACGAGCTTCGCGAGGAGTACGACACACGTCGCACCCGCGTCAACGCGGGCGACACCGTCGAGGTCATGCGCGGCGACCACGCCGGCGACGATGGCGAGGTCCTCCGTGCGATCCTCGAAGACGGGACGATTCACGTCGAGGACGTCACCGTTGAGACGGCCGACGGCGAGGAAGTGCCACGGCCGCTCGACCCGTCGAACGTCCGAATCACGGAGCTCGATCTCGAGGACGAGCGTCGCGAGGCGC
This window harbors:
- a CDS encoding 50S ribosomal protein L23; translation: MSSVIEHPLVTEKAMNDMDFENKLQFVVNPDATKPEIRDEVEERFEISVQNINTQVTMNGKKKAIVRLAEDDDAQEIASRIGVF
- a CDS encoding 30S ribosomal protein S17, coding for MAIGLDVETPPEPENPEEYDYETCPFYGELSVRGQILEGTVVSTDMDKTVVVEREYDVAVPKYDRQMKRRSRIPAHVPGVLEPLSVGDTVKIAETRPLSKTKSHVVVEVTEEATAEDLAELTSQAEPEPELSDEDFAATEPEGDQ
- the rpl4p gene encoding 50S ribosomal protein L4 gives rise to the protein MDATVRDLDGDDAGSVELPAVFETQYRPDLIGRAVRAAQANRKQDYGADEFAGLRTPAESFGSGRGMAHVPRQEGRGRRVPQTIKGRKAHPPKAEKDWTESINTKEKKLAVRSAIAATTDADLVAERGHAFDDDTELPVVVDDEFEDLEKTREVVNFLEAAGLEDDVDRADEGRSVRAGRGKTRGRKYKQPKSILFVTSSESGPSRAARNLAGADVTTAAEVNAEDLAPGAQPGRLTVWTESALEEVADR
- a CDS encoding 50S ribosomal protein L2 → MGRRIQGQRRGRGSSTFRAPSHRYKAKLDHKKEEEDDIVRGTVVDIEHDPARSAPIAAVEFEDGDQRLILAPEGITVGEELQVGVSAEIKPGNTLPLAEIPEGVPVCNIEANPGDGGRFARASGTNADLITHDRNAAVVQLPSGEVKRLDPQCRATIGVVAGGGRTEKPMVKAGNKYHKMKARGTKWPRVRGVAMNAVDHPFGGGGRQHPGKPKSVSRDAPPGRKVGDISSRRTGRGGNK
- a CDS encoding 30S ribosomal protein S19 — its product is MSQEYRTGREGEFTYRGHTLEELQEMELDEVVELLPARQRRSIERGLSIEKEKLLEEAREAGEEETANAPLRTHLRDMPILPEFVGLTFEVYNGQSFERVRVEPEMIGHYLGEFQLTRTSVEHGQAGIGATRSSKFVPLK
- the rplX gene encoding 50S ribosomal protein L24, which gives rise to MSKQPHKQRTQTERAPLHERQKQLHATLSDELREEYDTRRTRVNAGDTVEVMRGDHAGDDGEVLRAILEDGTIHVEDVTVETADGEEVPRPLDPSNVRITELDLEDERREARLEGDSE
- a CDS encoding 30S ribosomal protein S3, with the protein product MADEHQFIENGLQRSQIDEFFQEELGRAGYGGMDVAKTPMGTQIVLKAEKPGMVIGKGGENIRKVTTALEERFNLEDPQIDVQEVDEPDLNARIVADRLANALERGWYFRKAGHTTIDRIMEAGALGAEIVLSGKVTGARSRVEKFNRGYIKHNGEPAEEVVDHGQGVAVMKLGTIGVDVKIIPPGAELPDDFQINEDMDPEELVPEAVEANEAEGVEELLEGEPEAAEAADSGVEAEADEAVETVDEDVEEVIEEEVESDTGEEFDEVEVPGGDEDVEEELDELEEDVEAEAEELVAEMEDEEAADEEDEDEGGDA
- a CDS encoding 50S ribosomal protein L14, with product MEAMKADVTQGLKKGSLVTCADNTGARELKVISVAGYQGTKNRQPKAGIGDKVTVSVTKGTPEMRRQVLEAVVVRQRKSIRRPDGTRLKFEDNAAVIIDENEEPRGTEIKGPIAREVAERFGAIASTATMIV
- a CDS encoding 50S ribosomal protein L22 — translated: MGINYSVDADPDATAKAMLRERHMSHKHSKEVARELKGRTVGDARAYLQDVIDETQSVPFKSHNTGAGHRSDVDGWDAGKYPEKVSGEFLDLLENVEANADHQGFDGESMEIVHVAAHKVGESVGRKPRAMGRASSWNTPQVDVEIIVEEQRETAEDDS
- the rpmC gene encoding 50S ribosomal protein L29 — encoded protein: MAILHVEEIRDMTPAERQEELEELETELLNQKSVLAAGGAPENPGRIGELGRTVARIKTIQREEGDFADEADEE
- a CDS encoding ribonuclease P protein component 1, with the protein product MALTPETLPRHELNGLPVRVVESDDSSRVGLDGRVVIETTKTLSIEIRESGESRVVTVPKSGSTFEFAITDEAADSGKESGTASKLADTQPGGFERSEAADRAGGDAADHRGDDSAWNHRHAAGEDGAYVTVDGSRLLSRPARRTETSGDSPWQ